The Penaeus vannamei isolate JL-2024 chromosome 13, ASM4276789v1, whole genome shotgun sequence genome window below encodes:
- the LOC138863760 gene encoding uncharacterized protein: MLEQLPTSVEASNSKHQRIRHGSEESPERARLIPRVLEFSRVSPERPSSEPQESPSEPKRPRETPRDTLVSPKSARVTPKPEYSRMSPREPEYSRIFPNDPEKTRVSPREPECSRIFPNDPEKTRENPNVPEYSRMIPRKPE; the protein is encoded by the exons ATGTTGGAGCAACTCCCCACCTCCGTAGAAGCATCGAACAGCAAGCACCAGCGCATACGACACGGGAGTGAGG AGAGCCCCGAGAGAGCCCGATTGATCCCGAGAGTACTCGAATTTTCCCGAGTGAGCCCCGAGAGACCCTCTAGTGAGCCCCAAGAGAGCCCGAGTGAGCCCAAGAGACCCCGAGAGACCCCGAGAGACACTCTAGTGAGCCCCAAGAGTGCCCGAGTGACCCCGA AACCCGAATATTCCCGAATGAGTCCGAGAGAACCCGAATATTCCCGAATATTCCCGAATGATCCCGAGAAAACCCGAGTGAGCCCGAGAGAACCCGAATGTTCCCGAATATTCCCGAATGATCCCGAGAAAACCCGAGAGAACCCGAATGTTCCCGAATATTCCCGAATGATCCCGAGAAAACCCGAGTGA